Genomic segment of Benincasa hispida cultivar B227 chromosome 1, ASM972705v1, whole genome shotgun sequence:
GTCTTGAATATCACTCATGGTGACAAGTCATGAGGTTGAGGGCATGGAAGAGGATCACGAGGTCGAGGACAGGGCATCAATCTTTTGAGAAACCCGCAATTGAATGCTATCACTATCATAAACTTGGACATTTCCTATGGGAATATCCAAATAAGGAGAAGGGCAAACTTTGCTGACCGAAGAAGAACTGTTGTTGATGGCTAGCACAAATATGAGCAAAGACAACAAAAACGATGTGTGGTATCTTGACTTAAGCTGCAACAACCATATGTGTGGTAAGAAAGAGTATTTCTATGATTTAAACGAAATATTTAGAGAATCAGTAAAATTGGACAACAATTCCAACATGGTAGTTATGGGGAAAGGGATCATTAGATTGAAAGTGAATGGAACCATACAAATGATTACTGAAGTTTTCTATGTGCCTAAATTGAAAAACAACCTATTAAGCATTGACTCATTGCAAGAGAAAGGACTTGTCATTGTGTTCCAACATGGTAGATGTAATGTGTTCCATTCTAAGAAAGGCTTTATTATGGATACAAGAATGTCTACAAATCGCATGTTCATTTTAGAAATCGTTTCTCAACTTATAACATTTGTTTGTTTTAACACAACTATAGAAGATATGTTACAACTTTGACATTGTAGATTTGGCCATTTGAGCTTTGCAGGTCTTAAAACTCTCCAACCAAAGGAAATGGTGAATAGCTTACCCCAACTCATAACTTCTGCtagattatgcaaagattgcCTAGTGGGAAAGCAACACAGGGATCATGGAAAGGACATATACAGAATCTAAAGCTATTCTAGATAGGATCTCAAGGAACACTGACGAATGGGTCAATAATGGTTGTGGCAATAGGAACTACGATAAATGCAAAATGGATGGTGTGTTGATTGAGTCTGATGCGGTGACCATATTGGCTACCCAAATGGCTCAAGTCACTTTCCTCATGAAATCGATTGCTATTAATTAAAGTGTGTTGAGCACCAATTCTACTAAACTTAATGTGCTAAATTAGGTCGCTACTGTGAGTTGCTTGCAGTGTAGAGAACCTCACTCTTATGAGGTATGCCCGCAAAACCCTCCGACCGTTTATTCGATTCATAACAACCCATTCAGCAAAACATACAATTTGGGTTGGAAGAATCACCCAAACTTTTCTTGGGGAGGAAACCAGCAACAACTTGAGCAGCAAAGTGCACCTTTGCAGCAAGTGCATAGAGGAAATCCTCTCGGATTCCATCAGCACAGTCAAGGCCATTAGCATGCCTATAGCAGTTCCCATCATGCGTTGAGTTTCAAAGAATCATCATCCCTAGAGTTGCTTTTGAAAGAATACATCCAAAAGAATGACGCGATGACCAAAGTTGAGCGTCCTCGATCCGGAATCTTGAAATTCATGTAGGACAGATTGCCAGTGAATTGAAAAATAGACCCCCATGCACCCTGCCAAGTGACATTGAAGCTCCTCGCAATAATGGTAAAGAGTAATGTCAAGCAGTTACACTGCAAAGTGGAAGGACAATGGCTAATTCGATAGCAGACTCCCGAGACTCCGAAAAATTAACATCACTTACTTCAGTAATACTAGAAAATTTACCTCTTACGACCCCAATCAATTTCACAAATCCTGAATCAACTAACACTCTTCCTAGTAATACTACTCAAACTTTCAATAGACCACCAGTAACACCGAACTCTTCTGACAAAGAAGCCTCATCATCATCCAATCCAGAGCCTTCGTCATAGGATCCTACTACAGTGAGGGAGAAAAACAAAGCAAGCGAAGTCTTGCCTGCATCACCACCATTCATCTAATAGGTTGAAAAAGAAGGGTGACAACCATCAGTTCAAGAAATTTCTAGACGTCCTTAAGCTGCTTCATATCAACATTCCTCTTGCGGAAGCTCTTGAACATATGTCAAACTATGTAAAATTCTAAGACATATTATCAAAGAGGTGAAGGTTGGGAGAATTTAAAACAGTTGTGTTGACTCAAGAGTGCAACACATTGGTTAAAAACACCCTCCCCGCAAAGATGTTGGCCATGCGTTATGTGATCTCGATGCaagcatcaacttgatgccaCTTTCAATCATCAAGAAGCTGGGAATTGGTGAGGCCATACCCATCATTGTAACCCTACAGCTAGCAGATAGATCCATAACATATCCTGAGGGGAGGATTAAAGATGTGCTTGCTAAGGTTGATAAGTTCATCTttccggcagacttcatcatacTAGATTATGAGGTTGACACCGATATTCCAATCATCCTTGGACACCCATTCTTGTAAACGAGACGTGCGCTGATTGATGTGCAGAAAAGAGAGCTAACCATTAAAGTTGATGAGCAGTAAGTAAAATTCAATGTGTTCAACGCATTTAAATTTCCAGATGAGTTAAAGACCTGCCAGCGCATAGATGATTTGGGAATGAATTGCTGGGAAGTGTTTGAAGAATAactgagaaaagaagaagaagaagaagaattggCGATGGAAGAGGTTGCCCATGCCGTGACTACGTCTAACCTGATCTTTAAATCCTTGAATTTAGATGAACGAGAAGCGGCAAGAATTAAGTCGTCACTAGAAAAGCCCCCTCTATTAGAGCTCAAGGCCTTACCTGCTCACCTCAAGTATGCCTATCTTGGGGATAATGACACTCTGCCCATCATTATCTCCTCTGCATTGACGGCTGATGATGAGATGTCCCTATTGTAGGTCCTGAAAAAGTACACCAAGGCCATAGGATGAACATTATCAGACATTGAGGGGATTAACCCTCGTATTGCATGTGTAAAATCAGGttggaagagggaaaaaaaggCTCAGTGGAAAGACAACGAAGGCTAAACCCAACCATGCATGAAGTAGTGAAAAAAAAGATAATCAAGTGGCTCAACGCATGAGTCATTTAACCTATCTTTGACACCAGCTGGGTGAGCCTAGTTTAGTGCGTGCCTAAGAAAGGCAGAATAACGGTAATTGCAAACAGTAAGAATGAGTTGATCCCCACCCGAACTGTCATAGGCTAACACATATGTATGGATTACCACAAACTCAACAAGGAAACCAAAAAGGATAATTTTCCTCTGTcgttcatcgatcaaatgctagataGATTCGTGAGAAACGAGTTCTTTTGCTTTTTGGATGGGTACTCTAGGTATAACCAGATAACCATTGCGCCTGAAGATAAAGAGAAGACAACATTCACCTGCCCCTTTGGCACATTTGCCTTTCGGCACATACCCTTCGAGCTCTACAATGCGCCAGGGATGTTTCAGTGATGCATGATGGCGATATTCTCAGAGTTCTTAGAACGATTGGTGGAAGACTTTATGGATGAATTCTCTATTTTTGGTGATTTCTATAGTGTCTTCCTCACCAATTTGAAAAATGTGTTGAAGAATTGCGAAAAAACCAACTTGGTCCTCAATTGAGAGAAGTGTCACTTCATGGTCATTAAGGGCATAATGTTGGGCCATAAAGTTTCCAAGGCAGGTCTAAAGGTGGATCAGGCAAAAATTGATGCAATTGCCAAACTACCAGCACCGGTGAATGTTAAGATGTTAAAAAGCTTTTTAGGCCACACAGGATTCTACAAGAGATTCATCAAATGTTTCTCCCAAATTTTTCGACCTTTAAGCATTCTCCTTGAAGTGGATAGTCCTTATGATTTTGACAATGCTTGCATTCGTGTGTTCAACATGCTAAGGGATGCGCTAATCTCTATGCCCATCCTGGTGGCACTggattggacgcaaccatttgaACTCATGTGCGATACAATCAACTACACAGTAGGAGCAGTGCTGGGTTAGCGCAAGGATACAATCCTTCATCTCATCTTTTATGCTAGTGAGACCCTTAACGATGCTCAAGAAAACTACACAACTACAGAGAAAGAAATGTTAGCCGTGGTATTCGCTATGGAAAAATTCAAACCATATTTAGTGGGCTCTAAGGCGGTCATATACATTTATCATTTTGTGATCAGGTATTTGATGACTAAGAAGGATGCGAAGCCTAAGCTGATTAGATGGGTGCTACTGCTTCAAGAGTTTGATTTGGAGATTATAGGAAGGCGACAGAAAATTAAGTTGTTGATCATTTGTCACAGTTGGAGAACAATTGAGATTTAGAATAAGGAGAATAAGATAGATGGCTGCTTTCAGGATGAGAAATTGATGACTTTGAATGCTAGGGAGCCTTAGTACGTCGATATAGTCAACTACCTATTTTGCGGCCAGATGTCAGAGGTTTATAATTTTCAACAGACGAAAAAGCTTATACATGAATCGAAATTTTATTATTGGGATGACCCATTTCTGTACCGTCTAGGATCTAATCACATCATATGAAGATGCGTTCTAGAATTGGAAGTTTAGAGTATCTTAGAACAATGTCATGAATCcccatatggaggacattttagGGGCAGAGGACTGTTGCAAAGGTCCTTCGAAGTGGCTACTTTTAGCCAACTATATTTAAGAACGCCCGAGCCCATTTGGTGAGTTGTGATCGGTGTCAAAGGACAGGCAACATATCAAACAAGAATGAGATGCCACCTATTTCAATTTTACAAGTAGAACTATTTGATGTGTGGGGCATAGATTTCATGAGTCCCTTCCCTTCCTCTATTGGACATCAGTAGACCCTGTTATAGTTGATTATGACTCCAAGTGGGTGGAGGCCATTTCCTGCTCAAAGAATGATGCAACTACCGTGGCCAAATTTTTAAAGTAGAATATCTTCTCCCGCTTTGGAACGCCTCGTGCGTTGATTAGCAATAAATATACTCATTTTATTAACCTCATCATTTTTAACTTTCTTCTCAAATTTAATGTCAAATGCAGGGTTGCGACTGTTTATCACTCGTAGACCAATGGTCAAGCGAAAGTTTCAAATAGGGAGATCAAATCTATCTTGAAGAAGGTGATAAACACCTCTAGGAAGGACTGGACACAACAATTAGATGAGGCTTTTTAGGCCTACAGAACTACGTATAAGACGTCGATCGACATGTCCCTCTATGTGTTAGTGTATGAGAAGGCATGCCATCTCCCTTTGAAACTTGAGCACAAGGCGCAATGGGCCTTGAAGAAGTTGAAACTCAACTTAGCAAGTGCAAGAGATACGTGGGAGCTTCAACTGAATGAACTTGCAGAATGAAGACTCATCGTATACGAAAATGAAAAGCTTTACAAGGAGCAGATGAAGCGATGACATGATAGCAAAATCTACAAGAAGGATTTGGTTGTGGGTCAACGGGTGTTATTATCTAACTCTTATCTTCGTCTTGTTCCAGGGAAGCTCAAGTCGAGGTGGTCGGATCCATTCATTGTATGAGAAGTCTTTCCTCATAAAGCAGTGGAGTTGATGAATGAAGATGGAAGCAACATCTTCAAAGTCAATGGACAACGGATGAAGCCTTATTATGGAGGCTCTGTTGATCGGGAAAAAGAGTCCATTACCTAAGCTAACAAACTTGATCGCTTGTGTTGAAGAGTCTCTACAGTGACTTCACTCCAACTTTTCTAGAGACGTCTTCTTTTACTCTGCTTTCCTAGATTAACTTCTTGCTTTGATTTGTTTGgttattgttaatttgaatttttgctTCAACTTCTTGACTTTGACTTGATTGAAATGAATCTTTTGATGATGCGATGAGTGGTATATGATGCGATTGCTTAATCTGTTCATTTAAGTAGAATAGTAAGTGATGACTTAGAGTCAATCAAACTCAACACATCTAAAAATGAATGCGTAGGGTTTCTGTCGCTTCAATTCTCGAGGACAATTAAGTACGCCGATAGGGGGAACATCTTTCCCTCTGGCTTGCATTTAATGAAATGTCAAAAATTGCATTTTCAACCTCAACGCTTGTGCTCCCAATTCTATAAGAAATTCTTCCATTCATTCTCACTTTTCTATTGTTTCATTATGTCTTTAAgcttaaactctttagccatctTGCTTTCGTTACCTCCGATCATTCTTTTCCTCTTTCATCTCCAAAATGTGCTAGAATCCATGGATTCCCAAGGTAAAAGTAGCCAGAAGCCCATTTCTAAGGGAGCCGAAAGGTCATCATTCTCAGTCAGAAGCTTCTGCTTCGCTGGCAACATGTCTCATCTCAATGAGGGAAGCAACTTTCCTTGCTACTAGTCGGTGAGCTCTCGTCCAGCAAAGAACCCCTTGACCACCCATTCGTCCTAAGCCCGCCCTTCATAAACCCACCTCATCCTCAACCGTCTCAACCTCATCGTTCGGTCGAAGAGGGACGATGCAAGGAGGATGTCCTTGCCAACAACCCTATACTGGTCGAACCAGCACTTCCATCTGCAAGTGAGCTTCAAAAAAAGGACGACAGGGAAGTGTTTGGCATCATCTTAAGCACCATTGAAAGAGATGGTGAATTAGTGGAAGCTAGGGTGGTCAACTAGTCGGTGAGGTAAGAAGAAGGCCCGACTGGAGTAGTGGTGGTGTCACTGTAAGAGTCAGCTTTTGCGACCAAGGATCCTAAAGGGAAAGTGCTAATGTACCCTGATGATGAACCTATTAAGCCGGTGGTGGAGAAGCAGCAAAGAAAAATaaggagaagaaaaaggaagacaaggagaatgaggaaaagaagaagaaaaaggaagggAAAAGAAAGAGGAATGAGGGAAAATGTTGGTGTAAAGCTGAGCGCCAAACAATAGAAGAGCAGTCCACCATTGCGAGGGTGGAAGAACCGTTAGAGCTCCCACAAGAAAGGATGGCTGCATTTAAGGCCAAACctagagaaaatgaagaagacgaGGATGAAATAGTAGAGCCCTTCATTTGAAGGTCAGATAATGTTGAAGTGAAAGAAGTGGCTGCTAGGCCAAAGGTAGTTGGACAAGTGACCAGCCCTAGGGTCACTGTAATCGTATCTTCTATGGATCAGGCTCGTGCGTGACTAGCTGACCGCACTGAgtttgagaaaaaaaaggaaggttGAGCTTAAGGAAAAAGCCAGCTAAATCATTACCTCGCAAGACGAGGTCCGTCGTGACTCTGCAGCGAAAGAAGAAGAGTTGAAAAGAAAGAAGGTGAAAGATGAGCATATCACAGTTGTAGCCTATGTGGCGATCCAAAAGAtggaagaagaggaggaagaagaaattaagaaaagagaagagaatGAGGCGTGAAGGAAGAAAAAGATCATGCGCTGGAAGGAGGAGAAAAAGCTCGAACAAGAGCAATGGAAGAAGGATGGAGGATCCTAATGAAGGGAACCTTGAGTGAAGGCGGGGTCGTCCCAATTCCCATTTTTCACAGTATtaaatttcacaaaaaaaaaaaaaaaacatattatgtatttatgtaaattacagcatgcttaaaaaaattaggattttagaaacccttacctttgaagacagatcttcaagaatccctcgaacttGAAATGGGCACTACCACGACGgcgcccttggtattctcaggtagagaacctaggagtggtaggctttggctattttggaatgagggaaAAGATTGAGAGAAGATAGGAGGATGAGGAAATGTGATTGTTCTTTGAGAAAATCTCACACACAGAACGTTTCTGTCTTACTCCATGAAGAAGGAGACTCTTTCCTATCATAAGCCAAATATCAACCacccacttacgtgggtggagagaaaaaagaggGGAGGGAGTACTCCCTCcctaattcaattaaattaaaaaattagtacttatataaatatgataactaacctatcatataatatgtatattaaactatatgttatatcaaatatcaaatataacctatagttttaatattgtatcaaatacaatataaccctataatttcttttctctctcatatgacatttaatataaatcacatttataataaatttaataattatgattccaattcatataattatatatgaatcttattcgaATATTTATTTGCTatcataaatgttataatgtatcaaaaacattataataattatatcatatataattaaaacaaattaattatatcatatataattaaatccctcaattaatttgaacaattcaaattaatccaaaaactgattatcatttaatcctattgagctaccaaggggacctcgtggacccgTAGCTTGGAGcttcaatggtacatgaataattaatcaaactctttaattaaattattcaccattcgttaactgttgggcactccataaacaccgatagttgcacttttcacactacagatatatctttgtgtccattggatataatcaatcaacagtacgatgacccttcacaaattgctcgtaagtacatttgggccaaaaataccgttttgcccctgtagttacatctaactctttaagtaccacttatccctctaatgaataatagatcatagtccaactatgactaaacccctctcgggccaggagagggtgtggcgccacattgttcaaacctcggaatcatcccttaagggaacaatttatctacttaccccgacctcagggaaggagtgaattccttcttgtgtagctatattcccaaactcccagatcagacgaattcccaaaatggtaggcttattgagttggcgatttggccattctcacccatacaaatcaaaggatcgcctttataggcaggagttcacaactcactcatgattcatgtcatgttacctatggtcatcctggtgaaatgtaagtctctagtatgaacgacgttatataatgagactaaaaatttcgtggtccggtcttatacaaactcctttgtataaagtATCCCCGCTtatatgtctatacatgaatgatcaggatcagatcatttgtaacactttacaatagttgtaacacctacaaagtagaccatactcgtaatgtcaccagaataaagtacttagccttatccatctactacagaccatttaggttatcactttaacatgatccacccgtatgtctctactattgggattggtgtcctaattctcccggagtctcgtagtttgtaatatatacacattgttatgaataaaataagagttattttatttggcatttactcatatccaatacacaaagctccatggttatcgtatgtaaacttaagcacgtatatgagatatacaagtggatcatgccttaagtgataacctaaataggtctatagtataagaattaaggagggattcctgatccttgtgacactatggatacgacccactttatagaggtttgcaagtattgtgaactactacggATGGTAGAtattgaccattcatgtggagacatacgagtgagggtatcctatacaaagagtttgtataagaccggaccacgagatgattcgtctttgtatataatgccgttgatactgaagatttacatctcacctaaacaaccataggtgacatgacctcaatcctgagtattttgggaactcttgcctttgagggcggtcctttgattagtatgggtgagagtttcTAGATTGCCAActacatgcctacctttttggggacttgtctgatttgggagctgtgaactcagttacacaagatgaaattcactccttccccgaagcaagagtaagtagatagattgctcccttaagggctgatttcggggcttgaacatagtggccacaacttcttttgaaagaaaggactcagtcatagtagaactatgacttatgttcattagagggatcagtggtacttaagaagttagatgtaactacaggaacataacggttattgacccagctgtatttacgagtgatctgtgaagggttatcgcatcgttgattgattgatatggacacataatatatctgtagtaaggagagttcagctgtcggtctttagtagagtgtctggcagttaacggatggtggatcccatgactaaagagtttagtcatttattcacgtaccgtcggagctttgagctacaggtccataaggtctccttggtaactcaatagattcaagttgaggatcagttcttggtgttgatttgaaatgttcaaattgacaagaggtaattcgattatatatgatatgattggaaTGATGTATGAGCTACATCAAGTgtaggattaatgtaaatgagatttacattaagtaccatgaaatagggTTTTTCCCGGCACAATCACCACTACCTGACTACATCATCAACATCATCACAGAGCTGGGATGGGAGGACTTCTCTCAAAGCCCATCCATAGTCATTCCAAAAGTTGTGTGTGCCTTCTACCATGGCCGCTTACATGCTAAAGACAATATGGTGACTGTTTTGGGCTTATATGTGTCGTTCTGTGCTCACGACATCAACGAATTATtcaagttaaaagaaaattctgatGCACTTAGCAACGAGCTAATAGAGGCCCTGGTAAAGACCACATGGCTTATGCGTTTTGGATATTGGTAAAGCCTAGATCCGATTGGAAGATCTCCCTCACAGGCATTAGAACTTTGGCTTCTGAACGTTTAGTTCTAGAGGCGAGGTTGTGGGTTTATCTGGTCAAAAGGAGGCTGATCCCCAAAACACATGACAAGTCAGTATTAAGGGATCGTGTGATGGCAACATACTGCATCGCAAAAGGCATCTCCATGGACATTGGGCTCATCATCGCATCGTAAATAAAGGGAGTATTTGGCAAGCCTCGAGGCCAACTCTTCTTCCCATTGATCATCACTAGCCTTTGCCTATGTGTGGACTTCGGTGTTGAAGAAGAACCCTTTGGGCAGAGGTAAACAGAGTTCCCACCAATCAGTTCCTACAGCGACTGTACGAGTACTCCTTTCGTTACCCTGAGCTTGCCAAAGCCCTCAAGTGCCCAACCTTCATTGACCTGAATTCCCCTTAGCCTCCAATAGCCAAAAGAAAAAGGACCAAGGCCAAAGTTGAGAAAATGGTCAGAACTAGTCTCAAGCTCAATGATCTTAAAGAGCGATTTCGCTCTTCTTCACTGTTGAAGATCCTCACTCGTCACAATCCTTTACTTCTGCTTTCTCCTTTGCTTACTACTCTTAACTTGCTTCCCCCTTCTACCAATCCAAATGACCAATCTCCCTTTGATCCAAAAACTATCTTCCCCTTGCCGCAAAAATCTCCCTCCCTACACCCAAAGAAAAATCTCCCTAACTGCCTATCATGGAAAATCTGATGACCTACTCGATTTGGATGTTGGCTCATTCAACCAAAACCAAACTGCAGCTGGTGAGGATTTTGACACCTCATCGTACCAATCCCCTCGCTGCATCTCCTAACCGCACCATCCATCAACCTTGCTAAATTAAGGGACTTTGCACAATGCTCACTTATTAATTGTGGCCTTTTAGAAAATCCATTAATTCTCTACAGCGAGATGTCTCCATCATCCACCAGTTTCTGACCCTCCAAATCCAACGAAACCATGAGAACTTCAACTTCTTGGTTTTTTATTGTTGGCAGGAAAAATTTTATTAGGGGCGGATGTGGTTGTGCACGCAATCATGCGTTAGATATGGCCTAAGCTATGCATTTAcgcccatgcgtctgaggtcatgcgtcggaatgataATACGTTAATCtggtatgcaatgaccacgcgttcctatcacaagttttcttacgctcgcg
This window contains:
- the LOC120075865 gene encoding uncharacterized mitochondrial protein AtMg00860-like, producing MVIKGIMLGHKVSKAGLKVDQAKIDAIAKLPAPVNVKMLKSFLGHTGFYKRFIKCFSQIFRPLSILLEVDSPYDFDNACIRVFNMLRDALISMPILVALDWTQPFELMCDTINYTVGAVLG